In Sphingobacterium sp. R2, the genomic stretch CAACCCTCGCTTCAGACTTTCTGTACCCACATCCCGAGCAAAATGTCCTTTTTTTGGATAACCACGATAAAGATCGTTTTTTCTCCGTTGTCGGTGAAAATGTGCAGAAATATAAATCGGCAATGGCTTGGCTTATGACAACAAGGGGCATCCCACAATTGTACTATGGGGCGGAAATTCTGATGAAGAATTTCTCCAATCCAGATGGCTTGTTACGGGAAGACTTTCAGGGTGGTTTCGCGGGTGATAAACTGAACAAGTTTACGGTAGAGGGAAGGACTAAAGCAGAGCAGGATATGTGGGCTTTTATTCAAACGCTAGCCAATTATCGTAAACAACATGCTGTATTACAAACCGGTAAAACGATGCAATATGTGCCCGAAGATGGCGTATATGTTTATTTCCGTTACAACGAAAAGCAAACTGTTATGGTCGTGATGAATTGCAATGATGTCGCGAAGGAACTTAAACTCGATCGCTTTAGGGAACGAAATAACCAGGTGAAGTCCTATTTCGATATTATTCAAAAGCAAGAGACCAATCCAGTTGACCATAGCTTGAAGTTGGACGCTTACGAGACTAAAGTGTTTGAGCTTAAGTTTTAACACAATTTAAAATTCTATAGAATTCATTTTTCGATGATTAATTATAATACTGTAAAAGCCGTAATATTTGATTTGGACGGTGTGTTGGTGGATACGGCGGTCTACCATTTTCAAGCCTGGCATAGATTGGCAGAAGGCTTGGGTTATTCGTTTTCTCTTGTTGACAACGAACAGCTGAAAGGGGTCAGTCGCATTGAATCCCTCGAGCTTATTTTAAAATGGGCGGGGGCGAAAATATCCGATGCTGAAAAAGCGGATTTGCTGTCACTTAAAAACAAATGGTACTTGGAGCTGATTGAACAACTCAGCCCTGACCACTTGCTTTCAGGTAGTTTAGATCTATTAGAAAAACTCCAGAAAAAGGGGATTAAGATTGCATTGGGGTCAGCCAGCAAGAACGCGATGGGCATCCTTGAAAAAACGGGGATTATCAGCTATTTCGACGCATTGATTGATGGAAATGTGGTTCAACTGTCTAAACCTAATCCAGCAGTTTTCCTGAAGGGAGCTGAGGCTTTGGGAATTGAACCGGCATGCTGTCTCGTGCTGGAAGATGCTCAAGCCGGAATAGATGCGGCAAGGGCAGCCGGCATGCAGGTGATAGGGATTGGGCAGGCTGAACATCTTAACGGAGCAGATTTAGTGGTAGCCGATTTAGGAGCCTTAGTCGATAAATTTTAGGAGCAATTCAAGTGATGGAAGCAAGGCGTAGATCATATTGGCAAAGAAGACCAGAATGATTGAGGCAGAGTATCCGTCGCGCATTGAAAAAAATATAAAGATGAAAACATATATCAAACATAACCCTTGGCAAATTATCGAAGACACCTTTCGTCCCGAACATAATGAATTTTCGGAAAGTATCTTCGCTATTGGTAATGGTCGGATGGGGCAGAGGGCTAATTTTGAAGAAGAATTCAGCGGGAAATCGTTACAGGGATCGTACCTAGCGGGTATTTATTATCCTGACAAAACACGCGTGGGCTGGTGGAAAAATGGGTATCCCGAATATTTTGCCAAGGTCATCAATTCCATCGATTGGATAGGCCTAAATATTCTAGTAAATGGGCAGGTTCTCGACCTAAACAAAGTTGCGGTCAAATCTTTTGAACGTCGCCTGGATATGCAAAATGGGGTTTTATACCGCAGTTTTATCGTGGAAATGCCTGATGGCGCACAGTTGAAGGTAGAAGCAAGCCGGATGTATCATCTGTTTGCTTCGGAAACAGCTTCATTACAGTACAATATACAGGCACTTTCCGGTCCGATTGCTTTGGAGGTCCGCTCGCATTTAAATGCTGAAGTTGTCAATCGAGACAGTAACTACGACGAGCAATTTTGGGAAAGCACAGCGCAGGGAAGAGATGGTGAAAATACCTTTGTGGCGGCGCGTACCAAGAAAACTGGCTTTGAGGTGTACGCCCTGCTTACAACTACCGTGACAGGATCTACAGCCGTTGTCGAAGTGCAAGATACGGTGACAAGTCGAGGCTGTATAGCAGAAATTTATAAGACCGAGCTAACCGAATCTCAAATTTGTAGCGTTGAAAAGCGAGTTTCCATTGTTACATCACAGAACCATGTGGCGGCAGAGCTAAAAGAGGCTGCTTCGGTCAATTTACAGCAGCTAAATGCACTGAGCTATGAGCAACTAAAGGAGAAACAGGCAACAACTTGGCAAGCGATCTGGGCAGAAAGTGATATTGAAATTAGTGGTGATGTCGCAGCACAGCAGGCAATACGCTACAATATTTTCCAGCTTAACCAGACTTATACCGGCGAAGATGAGCGCCTCAATATTGGTCCTAAAGGTTTTACAGGTGAAAAATATGGGGGTGTCACCTATTGGGATACTGAAGCTTATTGTATTCCTTTTTACCTCGCAACACAATCTCCAAATATTGCGCGTAACTTGTTGATTTATCGTCATCAGCAATTGGATAAAGCCATCGAAAATGCCGCTAAACTTGGCTTTACCAATGGAGCTGCACTTTATCCCATGGTGACGATTAATGGTGAGGAATGCCATAATGAATGGGAAATTACGTTTGAGGAAATTCATCGCAATGGAGCCATTGCATTTGCGATCTATAACTATGTCCGTTACACCGGTGATCAGGATTACATCTGGTCGCACGGCTTGGAAGTCTTGGTTGCAATAAGCCGATTCTGGGCACAGCGCGTTAATTGGAGCGCTGAGCGCCAGCAATATGTCATGTTGGGGGTGACGGGACCAAACGAGTATGAAAACAACGTAAACAACAACTGGTATACCAATCGGATTGCTTCCTGGTGCCTAGAATATACACTGGACTGTTTAAACAAGCTGGCGCAGCTAAACTCCGACATTGCTGACGCATTAAAAACGAAGTTAGCCATAGGAGCGGAAGAACAGGGAAAATGGCAGCATATTATCGATAACATGTATTATCCTTTTGATGCGCAGCGCGGGGTGTTTCTCCAACAGGATGGTTTCCTCGACAAAGAGTTAATTCCTGTGGCCGAACTTGATCCGGCTCAACGACCGATCAACCAGCGTTGGAGCTGGGATAGGATTCTACGTTCCTGTTACATCAAGCAGGCCGACGTGCTGCAGGGCTTTTACTTTCTCGAAGACCAGTTTGATCTTGAGGCCTTAAGGCGACATTATGAATTCTATGAACCGTTTACGGTGCATGAAAGCTCGCTTTCTCCTTGCGTCCATGCGATATTGGCTGCTAAGTTGAATAAACCAGAAAAAGCCTATGAATTCTATCTGCGGACCTCTCGTTTGGATCTGGATGATTATAATAACGATACCGAAGACGGTTTACATATCACTTCCATGGCGGGTACCTGGATGACAATCGTAGAGGGCTTTGCAGGAATGCGGATTAAGGACGGAAAACTGTATTTAAATCCAATGTTGCCTAAAGAGTGGGAAGGGTATAAATTCCGTGTCTTATTTCGCGGTGCGACCTTGTTGATTGCGGTACGGTCGGATGGATTTACGATCGAAAATGACAGTGACACTGCGGCCCATATCCAGACGGAGGCAGAAGCTTTCATTCTAGCTGCACAAAGCAAAAAGCAGGTGTTTCAGGTTCGGTAAGCTCCTGTTTTCAGCAGCGTAAGAACCAATCTTATGCTGCTGAAAATAGGGATTAAGTGATAATTAAATTGTATTTTGTCTTAAATTTTGATAGCCTATTATGGGAAATAAACCTGAATTAAGCATTAGCCAGGTCATCAATATGAGTTTTGGGTTTTTGGGCATACAAATGGGGTTTGCCTTACAAAACGGCAATGCTTCCCGTATTCTACAGACATTTGGTGCTGATGTTGAACACCTGTCGCTGTTTTGGCTTGCGGCTCCGATTACGGGGATGATTGTGCAGCCAATTATCGGGCATTATAGCGATCGAACCTGGAATAAATTGGGGCGTCGTCGGCCTTATATTTTGGTGGGTGCACTGCTGACCACCATAACCCTGTTTTTGATGCCGAATGCAGCAGTATTTACCACATTGCTAGCACCACTTTGGATAGGAGCAGGACTATTAATGTTTATGGATGCTTCCATCAATGTGACAATGGAGCCCTTTAGAGCCTTAATTGGCGATAATCTACCGGGTAATCAACGTAGTCTTGGATTCTCCGTACAAACCTTTCTGATCGGTATTGGAGCCGTATTGGGATCCTTACTTCCCTTTATACTGACAAAATATTTTCATGTGCAGGGAACTTCCGAAGCTGGTCAGGTGCCAAACAATGTGATATATTCTTTTTACTTTGGTGGTTTTGTACTGCTTCTAACGGTGTTGTGGTCGGTGTTTAAAACGAAGGAATATACGCCACAGGAATTACGGTCATTTTCCGATACCCTGGTGGTTGAACAGGAGACAGCGCCAATACTTGGTTTGCGCGCTATTGTCAGCGATATTGGTAAGATGCCATTGATCATGCGCAAACTCGGTTGGGTTCAATTCTTTTCCTGGTTTGCCCTTTTTATGATGTGGGTATATACAACTCCTGCGATTGCAGATTCGGTTTTTTACCTGCGGGAAGGGAATCGGCAGGATCTTTATATGGAGGCGGCCAATTGGGTGGGCGTGCTTTTTGGTATTTACAATGGGGTATCGGCTCTATATGCTTTGTTTATTCCGCGGATAGCCAAACAGCTCGGACGTGGAAAAACGCATGCGCTCGGCTTGTCTATTGGCGGACTTTCGTTGATTTCATTGTTTTTGATTAAAGATGCTAATCTGCTGATTCTTCCCATGATCGGTATTGGTATTGCTTGGGGAAGTATTTTAGCAATGCCGTATGCCATTTTAAGCGATCATTTGCCCGCTGGTAAAATGGGAGTTTATATGGGACTTTTCAATTTCTTCATTACGTTGCCTCAGATTGTGTGTGGTTTTTTTGGCGGAATGATTATCAAATATTTTTTTCATAGCCAATCCATTTACGGCTTGTTGTTGGCAGGCATATTTATGTTGCTGGCGGCATTCTTTGTTCCAAAGACTAAACGGTAAGGGCTTTATCGTAGACGTAGTAAATAGAGCTTACGTCTACGATTTTCTGCACATTTGGCCCAGCTCTTGCAGTTGGATTTTCATCATCCCCTTAAGTATACTAATTTGCTTTAGTTAGCACGACTCGCTTTTACACAGCGGGATAATTTCGTTCGATTTACTAAAACTTGTGCGTATCAATTGCTGAAAAATGCACCATCATTTGCTGAACAAGTGTGCATTACTAACTGTTTTCAATAATATAGCTGCTCGGCGACATGCCATAATGCTTATTGAAGTCCCTGGAAAAATTGGATTGCACGGTGTAACCTACCATCGTTGATACTTGGGTAATGTTGTATTCTTTCTGGGTAAGCAGTTCTGCCGCTTTTTTTAATCGTGAAATATTGATCAATTCATTGGGCGTTAGGTCGGATAGCCCTTTAATTTTACGGTAAAGGGTTGGGCGGCTCATATGCATGAGTTTGGCAAGTCCATCCACATTGAGGTCTATCACTGAAATATTTTCATAAATTACAGTATTGAGCTGGCTGATAAAATCTTTGTCGGGTGCCGATACATTGATATCCATCAAGGTGGATCCGGAATAATTGGTCAAATAATTCTGGATAATTTTGCGGTTTTTAAGGATATTACGTATTTGTACCATGAGGAATTCGAGCGAGAAGGGTTTTTCGATGTAAGCATCAGCACCATTTTTTAACCCTTGAATCTTTGAATCGAGCGCATTTTTTGCCGTTAGAAAAATCACGGGAATATGGCTATACAAAATATCTGTTTTAATGCGTTTGCATAGCGCCAGACCATCCATAATGGGCATCATAATATCTGTTAGTACAAGTTGTACATTCTCTTGATCTAATATTTCTAAGGCCTCGGCACCATTCCCTGCCCGTAGAATAGTATAGCTGGTTTTCAACTCTTTATTGAGGTAGGCTAATATTTCTTTATTATCCTCGACGAGCAGAATCACTGGCTTTTCTTCCTCCTGTTCATCCGATCTATCATGTAATACATGCTCTTCAAAATCTTCCTGAAATGACTGGATATCCAGGGATTGTTCCTGAAAAATTGGGATTGATAGCAGGAATATGTTGCGGTTATCTTCCAGATGCACAACGGATAATGTTCCTTGATGCAGTTCGACCAAAGAACGTGAAAGGGGCAGGCCAATTCCTGTTCCGGTATCTTTGTCGGATTCGTTTAGTCGATAAAAGGGCTCAAAAATTTTTTCTTTCTTCTCAAAGGGTATAAGCAGACCATCATTTTGAAATTCAATATTGAACATAATGTCATCGCTATTGAATGGAAGCAGTTTGACGTAGACTTCGTGCTCTGCATATTTTATTGCATTGTGGATGAGGTTTGTAAAAACTTTTCGAAGGGCCTCTTCATCTACGTAGGCTGTAAGACTGATACGTGGAAGACTTAGGTCGTAACGCAAATGTTTGTCTTTGGCGAGGTAATTGAAATCGTGAAATACCTCGGCCAAAAGGGTATTGATATCGGTTTTTGTAAAGATAAGGCTCATATTGTTTGTTTCTGCTTTTCTAAAATCCAGTAACTGATTGGTGAGGCGAATTAATCGCGTTGTATTTTTTTCGATCAGAGCAAGGTCCTGAGCCGTTTCCTGATCGGTGAATTTTTGATTATTTATTATTTTCTCCAGGGGCATTTTGATTAAGGTGAGCGGGGTACGAATCTCATGAGCGAGGTTGGTAAAAAACTCCAACTTGAGCGCGTATATTTCCTGCTCTTTTTTCCGTTCGAAACTATCCATCTTTTGCGCATTATTAGCCTTTAAAAGCAGTAGATAATAGCGTAAACCGAGCAAGGTAATTGTTCCGAAAGTTAGAAAATAGAGCACATATGCCCAGCGAGACAACCACCAGGGGGGCGAAACAACGATGCGTAGTTTTTTTTCCGCGGGATTCCAAACCCTATTATTGTTTGCACCTTTGAACTTAAACGTATAAGTGCCCGGAGGAAGTTTATTGTAATAGATTTTTTGATTGCCTGTAATATCGGTCCAGTCTTTATCGTAACCTTCCATAGTATACCGATAGGCATTACTTTTTGGTGAAACAAAACTTAACGCTGCAATATTAAAGCTAATATTGGATCTATCGTAGGTCAGCTGGATTTCTTTTGCTGTGGATATGGATTCTTTTAGTATCCCATTTTCACGTACAGCTATGTTTGCGTTGTTGATTTGGATGCCACTAATGAATATGGGGGGGACAAAGTTATTCTTAATGGATTTTGTAGGGTTGAAACTTACCATTCCTTTAATAGTTCCGAAATATAAAGTCCCGTCATTATCCTTAAAAGCTGAATTATAATTAAATTGATCCGCTGGAAGTCCATCTCTGGACGTATAAATGATCCTACGGGGGAGCCCTTCATCCAATCTGACCAGACCACCGCCGGTAGATATCCAAATGCTTTTGTTGTCATCTTCCAGCACCTTGAATACTTGATTGGAAGGTAATCCCGATTCGGTCAGATAATTTTTAAATTGACCATCACGACGGTATTTTGAAAGGCCGCTTTCGGTACAAAACCATAAGTTTTTTTTGCTGTCTTCAAATAGGCCATTGACATAATTATTGACGAGTGTATTTTTTTTGCCTTGTTCAGACCGTAACTGCTGAATTTTTCCCGAACTGCGGTTATAGCTATAGACACCACTTCCATAGGTGTTGATCCAGAGTATACCCCCTTCGTCTTCATAAATACCTTGTATCCAAGCAGTAATGGGGAGAAGGTCAAAACGGTCACGCGCTTTATTGTAGACATATAAAGCGCGATCGGTCCCTACAAATAGGTGGTTGTCTCGAGACTTATAGAGGCAAACGGCAAAGCTGCTTTGTAATGGTCCCTCACCAATACGGTCGTAATGCTTTTTTAATTTTCCTGTTCTTACGTCCAGAATGTCAATACCATGAGTCGTAGAACCTACCCAAAGATCGTCGTCGACGGTGGCCAACCCATGAACGTTATTATGTGTAATACTTCCCTGTTTGCCATTGGCAGCGAAGTGCTGAATCTGGTTTGTTTGCCCATCTATTTTATTTAGACCGCCATCTTCTGTTCCTATCCAGAAATTTCCATGACGATCTTTGGTGATATCGTGCACGATATTGCCTGATAGGTCGGATGTTCCAAATCCGGACAAATACTTTTTGAAATTATTGAATTGGTTGCTGTACTGGTTAAAACCACCAAAATATGTCCCAAACCAAATATTGCCTTCCCGATCGCGATAGAAATTTAAGACTGCATTGTCCGATATCGCAAATGGGTTGAGCAGATCTTTTTTAATGTGGTGGATCCGTCCTGTGTAAATATCATAGGTATATATTCCAGTTTCTGTTCCGATCCAATATACGGATGCTGTCTGTTGAATAATGCAGTTTGCCTGGATAACTTTGTCAGGGTAATGGTTTGAAAATAAGTTTTTCAATGTTCCATTTTTGAAATCAAACAGATAGGCCGAATTGATTGTCCCAATCATCAGCAGCGAATCGTTGATTGCATAGACGGTTTTGGTATTTGCTAGCGCTCGTTGATCAATCTTTTTGAGATTGACATGGACAAATTTATTGGTGCTAAGCTGATATCTTTGTATCGTACTGTTATCGTCTGCGATCCACAATCCACCCCTCGTACTGCTGGTGATTGCTACCAGCGAAGTGTTGTTATGGTCAAATGCCGAAATTTCTTTTGTCGCGGAATTATAACGATAAAGTTTGCCATTGGAAAGCAACCAGATAAATCCCGCATATTCGTGTAGGGCATTTACTTCGCCGATTGGAATACGCTTAAAAGGTTTGAAATTCTCTTTTATGGGATCGTAGCAGTAAGTGCCGCGAGTCGTTCCCACCCATAGGACGCCTTTACTGTCGGTGAGCATGCTCAAGATAGAGGAGCTTCCAATACTTGTCGAATCTGAAGCATTGTGTCTAAATATCTTAAATTGATTACCATCGAAACGATTGAGGCCATTTCTTGTGCCGAGCCATAGAAAGCCTTGAACATCCTGTGTAATACACTTGACGGAACTATTAGAGAGGCCATCGATGGTTTGATAATTTTTAAAATAGATGGATTGTGCCCGCCCATAGATACATGTTAAGAAGGTGTATAAAATTAATATGGTGGTTATTCTTTTCAAAATTGATTACGTTCAACTAAAAATAGTCAATTAAAAACACAATAAAGCATTTTACTGATACGCTTTGATATAAATTTGAGACGCTGTGATTGGACGAGGTGCTGAGATTTATGCATTTTTATATCAAGATAATAACCAAATATAAACGTATGTTGTGCCCAAGAATTATGACAGGTAAAGCCTGTGTCCCTACGCGAACCACTATTTCTACGATTTTGCCTCACAGACTCGCCGATGCAACAGTTGGCCAATTAAATGTTCATTTCCGATGAGCTTTAAAATCTATCAATAACATTAAATCACTTAATATGAGCTGTGCATCATATATGCACAATATGAATCAATTAAACCACTAATTAAAAAGCGTATGAAAAATAAACTACTTGCACAGTGCGCAATGACACTTACATTTCTGCTTGTATCTTTTATTGCATTTGCCCAGACGAAAGTCTTGAAGGGGAAGGTTGTCGATGAAACACAAGGTCCATTGGCAGGAGCTACAATCAAGGTAAAAGGAGGTGCCGCAGCAACCACAACAGACACGGAAGGTTCCTTTACATTGACTATTGCCAGTGAAGCTAAAACGCTGGAAGTATCTTTCATTGGATATACTTTAAAAGAAGTACCCATTGTGGGAAGCGATATCACGGTAGCGCTTGAACCTAGTGCGGGTCAGGGCTTAGATGAAGTCGTTGTAATCGGTTATGGTACTGCCCGTAAAAAAGACCTAACGGGGGCTATGGTCACTATTGGCGCCAAAAATTTTAATAAAGGTGTTATGACCAGTCCTGATCAACTAATACAGGGCAAGACGCCTGGTGTGATGGTGATTAACAATACGGGGCAACCTGGTGGGGCAACAACAGTACGTATTCGAGGGAATTCATCGATCCGGGCAAGCAACAATCCGTTGTTTGTACTCGACGGTGTTCCCATGTCCGGCAATTCGCCGTTGCCTGAGGGTAGAGGAGGTTTTTCTTCCGATAGAGGAAATCCACTTAGTTACTTGAATCCTGGTGACATCGCCAGCATGGATATCCTTAAGGATGCTTCCGCGACGGCAATTTATGGTTCACGAGGTGCAAACGGGGTGATACTAATTACCACTAAGAAAGGAAAGGTTGGCTCTCCTGAAGTTTCTGTCGGAGCTTCTGCGGGTGTCTCAAGTATGCGGGAATATCCTGATGTATTGGATGCGGCCCGATTTAGAGAGGCCTTAAAATACTATACACCGAATGATGTAGCGAATGCTGACTTTGGAGGAAATGAAGATGCTTTCAGAGCAATTACCCGAAAAGCGATTACACAAAATTATTATGCTGATATTGCAGGGGGTACTGAGCATGGAAAATATCGTCTCTCGGGTGGATATTTAAACCAAAACGGTATTATTCGCGGATCACAACTGAAGAAATATACGGCCAACTTTACGGGCAATTTTCGCTTCTTAGAGAATAAGCGGTTGGGTGTAGATTTTAGTGCTTTCTTGACCCAGTTGGATAATCGGTATGCACCAATCAATGCGATGGTAGGTTCAGAAGGAAATGTGATCTCTCAGGCCTTACAATGGAATCCAACACTGCCGTTATATGATGATAAAGGTAACCTGACTTACGTTAGTCCGTCAACCCGAAACCCTTTAACAAGTATTGAAGCTTTTAAAGATGTGGCAACGACAAATACGACCGTGATTAATATTGCTCCGTATTACAAAATCACAGATGATTTGGAGTACCGTTTTATCTATAGTGTGATGCGACAGCTAGGCAATCGCCAGGGGATGTATCGTGCAGTTTTGATCGATCCTTCAAAAGTTAATGATGAAGAGGCCTTTATTTCCAATAATGGTGAAACCAATTTGCAGATGACACATATTATGTCTTATAACAAACAAATTAACGAAAACTGGAATGTTAATGCCGTGGCCGGCTATGAATACCTTGATTTTAACTTTAATAATAATCTTTCTTATGGTAGTGGGTTCAAATATATCGGACTTGATTACTTCGATTACATTCAAAATTCGATGGTCGCTACACGCGGCATTGCATCATATAGAAGTCCCTCAAATCAGCTCCAATCGTTTTTCTTGCGTGGTGGGGTCAATTATTTGGATCGCTATTTATTGACTGCAACGGTACGTAAAGATGGTTCGACCAAATTTGGCGAGAACAATAAATACGCTACTTTTCCATCCATTGCGATTGCATGGAACCTAGCGCAGGAAGATTTTTTGAAATCGACGAACATTTTCGATCAGCTAAAATTACGTTTGGGATGGGGGAAAACCGGTAACCAGGAGTTTCCTACCGGAGCTTCATTAAACCGGATTACCTTTGGTAATGGCGGAAGTGCAGGTCAAGTAAATTTCCAAAATAAAGACTTGAAATGGGAAACATCGACAACGCTTAACGCAGGAGTTGATTTTTCCGTGTTGAAAGGTCGTTTATATGGTTCGATCGATTATTTTCACAAGAAAACAACCGATGCGTTGTTTGAACAAACACTGGCAATGGATGGTCCAGCCGGACGTATATGGGTGAATTTAGACGGTGAGATTCTTAATAAAGGGGTTGAAATTGCATTGACAGGAACACTGTTGAAAAGTGAAAACTGGAATTGGGATGTAACAGGTAATGCAACATTTCTAAAAAATAGTGCAAGTGGACTTAAAGGTGATTATGAGACAGGAGCATTGCGTGGACAGGGATTCTCCGGTGTATTGGGGCAACGCATGACGAATGGACAGCCTTTAAACGTGTGGTATTTAGCAGATTTTCAAGGTATTGATCCCGTGACAGGAACGAGCATGTACTTGGGGAAAGATGGAAGTGTCAGTACGGGCAATGACCCCGCTTCCAATAAATTCTATCGAAACAGTCCAAATCCAACAACGCTTTTAGGTATCTCTACAAATGTGAGCTATAAACAATTCTCATTGTCAGCCAATATGAATGGTGCACTAGGACATTATCTTTTTAACAATACCGCAGCAACAGCACTGGGCTTAAGCAATTTGTCTGCTCGAAATATTGGGTCTACATTTTTTAATACTGCTATTAAGGAATCAATCTCAAATTCAGCAGCGCCTTCTACGCGTTTTCTGGAAAAAGGAGATTATTTGAAAATGGCTAATCTTACTTTGAGTTATCGTGTTGGTAATATAGGCAGAGCGCTTAAGAATTTAAATGTATCGCTGACTGGACAGAATCTTTTCATTATCACGAAATATACAGGATTTGATCCCGAGGTGAATACGGATGGCTCAGTAAATGGAATTCCTTCATTAGGCATTGAATACTTGCCATATCCGCCAGCCAGAAATATACTTTTGGGAGTCAATTTTTCCTTATAAATGGATGGCGGATGAATCGTGACAAATCAAAAGATGAAATTATCGAGATTTATTCAAGTGCATGTATAAATGAATATATTGATAGCTCATCAGGAATGTAAACAAATTTAGACAGATGACAAAGATGAAATTAAAAACATTATTATATTTAGCAATAGTCGGTACAGTAGTGACGAGCACTTTTTCGTGTACCAAGCTGAAAGAAGAATTTAAAGGGGAGGCAGAGGAAGGTGCCTTGATTGAAGCGGGGGCTTTGTTAATCACCGCTTACAGTTCATTGAACACCCCTTATCAACAAGAGCAACGTTGGGTAATGCAGGAAATCTCAACTGATGCCGCGATGGCTCCAACACGCGGCGGTGACTGGGACGACAATGGAATGCACCGTGCCATTCACCTTCATTCTTGGAATGCAGATAATGGCTATGTCAATAATACCTTTGTGGGGTTGAGTACAGCAGTTTTTAATGCTGGAAAGGTATTACGGAGCAATCCAAATGCGCAACAAGCCGCCGAGGCAAGGTTCATTCGTGCACTTGCTATGTTTGACATCGTAGATTTGTATGGTGTGGTACCTTTCCGCCAAGGAGCTTCTTTAGAAGATTTTAAGATAGCACCCGATGTATTACAACCGCAAGATGTGATGGATTTTATGATAAAAGAG encodes the following:
- a CDS encoding MFS transporter → MGNKPELSISQVINMSFGFLGIQMGFALQNGNASRILQTFGADVEHLSLFWLAAPITGMIVQPIIGHYSDRTWNKLGRRRPYILVGALLTTITLFLMPNAAVFTTLLAPLWIGAGLLMFMDASINVTMEPFRALIGDNLPGNQRSLGFSVQTFLIGIGAVLGSLLPFILTKYFHVQGTSEAGQVPNNVIYSFYFGGFVLLLTVLWSVFKTKEYTPQELRSFSDTLVVEQETAPILGLRAIVSDIGKMPLIMRKLGWVQFFSWFALFMMWVYTTPAIADSVFYLREGNRQDLYMEAANWVGVLFGIYNGVSALYALFIPRIAKQLGRGKTHALGLSIGGLSLISLFLIKDANLLILPMIGIGIAWGSILAMPYAILSDHLPAGKMGVYMGLFNFFITLPQIVCGFFGGMIIKYFFHSQSIYGLLLAGIFMLLAAFFVPKTKR
- a CDS encoding family 65 glycosyl hydrolase domain-containing protein — translated: MKTYIKHNPWQIIEDTFRPEHNEFSESIFAIGNGRMGQRANFEEEFSGKSLQGSYLAGIYYPDKTRVGWWKNGYPEYFAKVINSIDWIGLNILVNGQVLDLNKVAVKSFERRLDMQNGVLYRSFIVEMPDGAQLKVEASRMYHLFASETASLQYNIQALSGPIALEVRSHLNAEVVNRDSNYDEQFWESTAQGRDGENTFVAARTKKTGFEVYALLTTTVTGSTAVVEVQDTVTSRGCIAEIYKTELTESQICSVEKRVSIVTSQNHVAAELKEAASVNLQQLNALSYEQLKEKQATTWQAIWAESDIEISGDVAAQQAIRYNIFQLNQTYTGEDERLNIGPKGFTGEKYGGVTYWDTEAYCIPFYLATQSPNIARNLLIYRHQQLDKAIENAAKLGFTNGAALYPMVTINGEECHNEWEITFEEIHRNGAIAFAIYNYVRYTGDQDYIWSHGLEVLVAISRFWAQRVNWSAERQQYVMLGVTGPNEYENNVNNNWYTNRIASWCLEYTLDCLNKLAQLNSDIADALKTKLAIGAEEQGKWQHIIDNMYYPFDAQRGVFLQQDGFLDKELIPVAELDPAQRPINQRWSWDRILRSCYIKQADVLQGFYFLEDQFDLEALRRHYEFYEPFTVHESSLSPCVHAILAAKLNKPEKAYEFYLRTSRLDLDDYNNDTEDGLHITSMAGTWMTIVEGFAGMRIKDGKLYLNPMLPKEWEGYKFRVLFRGATLLIAVRSDGFTIENDSDTAAHIQTEAEAFILAAQSKKQVFQVR
- the pgmB gene encoding beta-phosphoglucomutase, coding for MINYNTVKAVIFDLDGVLVDTAVYHFQAWHRLAEGLGYSFSLVDNEQLKGVSRIESLELILKWAGAKISDAEKADLLSLKNKWYLELIEQLSPDHLLSGSLDLLEKLQKKGIKIALGSASKNAMGILEKTGIISYFDALIDGNVVQLSKPNPAVFLKGAEALGIEPACCLVLEDAQAGIDAARAAGMQVIGIGQAEHLNGADLVVADLGALVDKF